A section of the Lampris incognitus isolate fLamInc1 chromosome 8, fLamInc1.hap2, whole genome shotgun sequence genome encodes:
- the LOC130116837 gene encoding beta-crystallin A1-like, translated as MALTNPMKTMPMGPWKITVYDQENFQGRRMEFTASCQNIMECGMENIRSLKVECGAWVGYEHSSFCGQQFVLERGDYPRFEAYSGSNSYRIERMISFRPICCANQKESKMIIYEKENMIGRQFELCDDYPSLQAMGWMNNEVGSMHVQSGAFVCYQFPGYRGHQYILESDCHGGEFKCYREFGSHAQTPQIQSIRRIQH; from the exons ATGGCTCTGACAAACCCCATGAAGACCATGCCCATGGGCCCTTGGAAG ATCACCGTGTACGACCAGGAGAACTTCCAGGGAAGGCGCATGGAATTCACCGCCAGCTGCCAGAACATCATGGAGTGCGGGATGGAGAACATCCGCTCCCTGAAGGTTGAATGTGGAGC ctgGGTGGGTTATGAGCACTCCAGCTTCTGTGGCCAGCAGTTTGTCCTGGAGAGGGGAGACTACCCTCGCTTTGAGGCCTACAGTGGCAGCAACTCCTACCGCATTGAGAGGATGATCTCCTTCAGGCCCATCTGCTGTGCT AACCAAAAAGAGTCCAAGATGATCATCTACGAGAAGGAGAACATGATTGGTCGTCAGTTTGAGCTGTGCGATGACTATCCCTCCCTGCAGGCCATGGGTTGGATGAACAATGAGGTCGGATCAATGCACGTGCAGTCTGGCGC CTTTGTGTGCTACCAGTTCCCCGGTTACCGTGGTCATCAGTACATTCTGGAGAGTGACTGCCATGGAGGAGAGTTCAAGTGCTACCGTGAGTTTGGCTCCCACGCCCAGACTCCCCAGATTCAGTCCATCAGGAGGATTCAGCACTGA
- the LOC130116831 gene encoding Golgi SNAP receptor complex member 1-like, which yields MSTLNMAPDANYWEDLRKQARQLENELDLKLVSFSKLCTSYRSSTYDHRQSDSRSGSVGSSQDNVLAAMTTELEHLLTNLTVVNDRMAEYANTPGASTPNAALMHTLQRHRDILQDYTHEFHKTKGNFHSLREREDLLGSVRRDIESYKSGSGVNNRRSELLLKEHEHLRSSDSLIDNAISIAMATKENITFQRGMLKSIQTRVTTLANNFPAINSLIQRINLRKKRDSLILGGVIGICTILLLLYTFR from the exons ATGTCAACATTAAACATGGCGCCTGACGCAAACTACTGGGAAG ATCTGCGGAAACAAGCCAGGCAGTTAGAGAATGAGCTGGACCTCAAACTGGTGTCTTTCAGTAAGCTGTGCACCAGCTACAGGAGCAGCACTTATGACCATCGACAAAGTGACAGCAG GTCAGGTTCTGTGGGCTCTTCTCAAGACAATGTGTTGGCAGCTATGACTACAGAGTTGGAACACCTCCTGACCAAT TTAACAGTGGTGAATGACAGGATGGCAGAATATGCAAATACCCCAGGAGCTTCTACACCAAATGCTGCATTGATGCATACCTTACAGAGGCACAGAGACATTTTACAG GATTATACCCATGAGTTTCACAAAACCAAAGGTAATTTCCACAGCCTGCGAGAGAGGGAGGACCTGCTGGGCTCGGTTCGCAGAGACATAGA GTCCTATAAGAGCGGGTCTGGTGTGAACAACAGAAGGTCTGAGCTCCTTCTGAAGGAGCATGAACATCTGAGAAG CTCGGATAGTCTCATTGACAACGCAATAAG TATCGCCATGGCCACCAAAGAGAACATTACATTTCAGCGTGGGATGCTGAAGTCCATCCAGACCAGGGTTACAACCTTGGCCA ATAATTTCCCAGCCATCAACAGTCTCATCCAGCGAATCAACTTGCGCAAGAAGCGGGACTCGCTGATTCTAGGTGGGGTGATTGGGATCTGCACCATTCTCCTGTTGCTTTACACTTTCCGCTGA
- the LOC130117319 gene encoding trafficking regulator of GLUT4 1-like, with product MAINTDAGYGKSAMGEREASHPTDFQDTEKLLRATVAEPSGQSNLKPSDSFSLNARGSVRSLDADLNGHRSPLKTGSTGHLSTPPKSSSRLSLGPLPSPVPPGSEPPNYMWLAVLSCFCPGLPFNIYGLWYAHVSRTVLHTGDIEGARRYGRLSLMYSCSAMILGVAIIIFLVLTIESQ from the exons ATGGCTATCAACACCGACGCCGGGTACGGGAAGAGCGCCATGGGCGAGAGGGAAGCGTCCCACCCCACCGACTTCCAGGACACGGAGAAGCTGCTGCGCGCCACCGTCGCCGAGCCGAGCGGCCAGAGCAACCTCAAACCGTCGGACTCCTTCTCCCTCAACGCAAGAGGCAGCGTCCGCTCTCTGGACGCGGACCTGAACGGACACAGGTCGCCTCTTAAGACGGGCTCCACGGGGCATCTGTCGACCCCACCCAAATCCTCCTCCCGGCTCAGCCTGGGTCCGCTGCCCTCCCCCGTGCCACCGGGCTCCGAGCCCCCCAACTACATGTGGCTGGCGGTGCTGTCCTGCTTCTGCCCCGGCCTGCCCTTCAACATCTACGGCCTGTGGTACGCACACGTG TCGAGAACTGTTCTCCATACCGGAGATATTGAAGGGGCAAGGAGATACGGGCGTCTCTCCTTGATGTACAGCTGTAGTGCCATGATACTGGGTGTGGCTATCATCATCTTCCTAGTGCTCACAATAG agtCCCAGTGA